The window GGCCGTTCCTTTTATGGGTTTGTATGTTACGCAAAGCCTGCATAGAACTGAAATGAATGCTGGTTTAATCATCACATTATTTGGTGTAGGCTCTATTTTAGGATCCGCCACAGGAGGTAAACTTACGGATATGATTGGTTTCAGACCTGTTCAAATCCTATCATCCATAATTGGTGGCTTACTTTTCATTTTGTTTTCTACCATTACCCATTTTTCTACGCTTTGCATTTTAGCCGTTGTAATCAGCTTTTTTTCTGAAGCTTTCAGACCCGCAAATTTTACTGCAGTTGCACATTATGCGGCCAATGAAACACTTACAAGATCCTATTCATTAAACCGTTTGGCTACAAATATCGGCTGGTCTGTAGGTATAAGTTTAGCAGGAATTATTGCTTCTATTAATTATAAACTGCTTTTTATTGTAGAAGGTGGCGTAAGTATTATTGTGGGTTTGCTCATATTATCGTTTTTACCAAAGGTGAGTGGTTTTATAAAACAAGCGAAAGAAAATGCTCATAAATTAATTATAATGAAACCCTGGTAAGATGCTTTTTATGTTCAATTTATTTTGCTAACCACTGTTTTCATCACTTGTGCATTTTTAATGTTCAGGGTTGTACCGGTATTTTTTAAAGAGCAATGG is drawn from Pedobacter mucosus and contains these coding sequences:
- a CDS encoding MFS transporter, which encodes MFKLIFNTYKTSFSGLSRETWLLSIVMMFNRCGSMAVPFMGLYVTQSLHRTEMNAGLIITLFGVGSILGSATGGKLTDMIGFRPVQILSSIIGGLLFILFSTITHFSTLCILAVVISFFSEAFRPANFTAVAHYAANETLTRSYSLNRLATNIGWSVGISLAGIIASINYKLLFIVEGGVSIIVGLLILSFLPKVSGFIKQAKENAHKLIIMKPW